Proteins encoded by one window of Chryseobacterium foetidum:
- a CDS encoding penicillin-binding protein 1A encodes MEENKNISGGKGKNFPLPPKKKRDTGWKRWVKFVWIGFLAVVLGISGLFFAVSQGFLGEMPDVKELENPDIFVASEIISSDGVVLGKFEKEKTQPITYQELPPYLIYALQAKEDERFSEHSGIDLQSVARAVAYGGKRGGGSTITQQLAKLLFTGTASRNKIERGIQKLKEWVVAVSLEKRYTKQEIIELYFNKFDFLFNANGVEMASKIYFNKKTSELTLPEAATFVAMLENPNKNNPHRYPEKAKERRNVVLEQMLKTGYIDNDTYQKAIETPVVVDYHPIKDVTQGYSAYFKSYLKKEIDKYLDEYEKETGKKLNLYKDGLKIYVTLDSKMQKYAEESIKEHLTDLQKRFDAEQNRRKNRPFYYLNDQQVNDVMMQAVRRTGRYKLLKAENMPEDSIMMEFHKPIKMSRFTWNGEEEVEMSPWDSIRWHKQVAQAGLMSVVPGTGEIKAWVGGIDWQHFQYDHIKQGKRQVGSTFKPFVYATAIMKLGMTPCSTVSNATFNKGSYSVPGRGGMLTLKDALAHSQNPVALRLAEMAGTQSVIQTARDLGVTQDISTSLPMALGSSDITIYEMVGAYSTFANYGNYNKPEMIWRIEDANNRVIKEINAEPKEVMNPNYAYTMIELMKGVAQYGTASGELGRKGISKAVEIAGKTGTTQNNSDGWFMGITPKLATGAWVGWEDRATHFLGTGEGQGAKMALPIWAIFMKKVWADKSLKISPDDKFVKPSEWKDGCTNLKGLSSGYGDEGGLQTIDEIKNPRPAENNNKQPGKKEENVNENLNKSEEIDFNK; translated from the coding sequence ATGGAAGAAAATAAAAACATTTCCGGAGGCAAAGGAAAAAATTTTCCGCTTCCGCCTAAAAAAAAGAGAGATACCGGCTGGAAAAGATGGGTGAAATTCGTCTGGATCGGTTTCTTAGCAGTTGTTTTGGGAATTTCAGGTTTATTCTTTGCAGTTTCCCAGGGATTTTTGGGAGAAATGCCGGATGTGAAAGAGCTTGAAAATCCCGATATTTTTGTAGCTTCAGAAATTATCTCCTCAGATGGGGTGGTTTTGGGTAAATTTGAAAAGGAAAAAACACAGCCTATCACTTATCAGGAGCTTCCTCCTTACCTTATCTATGCACTGCAGGCAAAAGAAGACGAGCGTTTTTCCGAGCATTCGGGAATCGATTTGCAGTCTGTGGCAAGAGCGGTTGCGTACGGAGGTAAACGTGGTGGTGGTTCTACAATCACACAACAGCTTGCAAAACTTCTATTTACAGGGACAGCCTCAAGAAACAAGATTGAAAGAGGAATTCAAAAGCTGAAAGAATGGGTTGTTGCCGTAAGTTTGGAAAAAAGATATACCAAGCAGGAAATTATCGAGCTTTATTTTAACAAATTTGATTTCCTTTTCAATGCCAATGGTGTTGAGATGGCTTCTAAAATTTATTTTAATAAAAAAACGTCAGAACTCACTCTTCCGGAAGCTGCAACCTTTGTAGCAATGCTGGAAAACCCCAACAAAAACAACCCACACAGATACCCTGAGAAAGCTAAGGAAAGACGAAATGTCGTTTTGGAGCAGATGCTTAAAACAGGATATATTGATAACGATACTTATCAAAAAGCAATAGAAACTCCTGTAGTGGTAGATTATCATCCAATTAAAGATGTTACTCAGGGATATTCGGCGTATTTTAAATCTTATCTGAAAAAGGAAATCGATAAATATCTTGATGAGTACGAAAAGGAAACAGGCAAAAAACTGAATCTTTATAAGGACGGATTAAAAATCTACGTTACCCTGGATTCTAAAATGCAGAAGTATGCTGAAGAATCTATTAAGGAACACCTTACAGATCTTCAGAAAAGATTTGATGCCGAGCAGAACAGAAGAAAAAACAGACCTTTCTACTATCTTAATGACCAGCAGGTAAACGACGTAATGATGCAGGCTGTGAGAAGAACAGGCAGATATAAACTTCTGAAAGCCGAAAATATGCCTGAAGATTCTATCATGATGGAATTTCACAAACCGATCAAAATGTCAAGATTTACATGGAACGGTGAAGAGGAAGTGGAAATGTCTCCATGGGATTCTATCAGGTGGCACAAGCAGGTTGCTCAGGCAGGTCTGATGTCTGTGGTTCCTGGAACGGGAGAAATTAAAGCATGGGTTGGTGGTATCGACTGGCAACACTTCCAGTATGACCACATAAAACAGGGTAAAAGACAGGTAGGATCTACCTTCAAGCCTTTTGTTTATGCGACCGCTATTATGAAATTGGGTATGACCCCTTGTTCTACAGTTTCCAATGCAACATTTAACAAAGGAAGCTACAGCGTACCAGGCCGTGGTGGAATGCTTACCTTAAAAGATGCATTGGCACATTCTCAAAACCCTGTTGCATTGAGACTTGCTGAAATGGCAGGAACTCAAAGCGTTATTCAGACTGCAAGAGACTTGGGTGTAACTCAGGATATTTCCACAAGTTTACCGATGGCTTTAGGTTCGTCTGACATCACCATCTACGAAATGGTGGGTGCCTACAGTACCTTTGCCAATTACGGAAACTACAACAAACCGGAAATGATCTGGAGAATTGAAGATGCCAACAACAGAGTTATCAAGGAAATCAATGCTGAGCCAAAAGAAGTGATGAATCCTAATTACGCTTACACGATGATCGAATTGATGAAAGGTGTGGCACAATACGGAACAGCTTCCGGAGAATTAGGCAGAAAAGGAATTTCAAAAGCAGTTGAAATTGCCGGTAAAACAGGTACAACGCAAAACAACTCAGACGGTTGGTTTATGGGAATTACTCCAAAACTGGCCACCGGAGCATGGGTAGGCTGGGAAGACAGAGCAACCCACTTCCTCGGAACAGGTGAAGGTCAGGGTGCGAAAATGGCATTGCCGATCTGGGCTATCTTTATGAAAAAAGTTTGGGCAGACAAGTCTCTGAAAATCTCACCGGATGACAAATTCGTAAAACCTTCTGAATGGAAAGACGGATGTACCAATCTTAAAGGTTTAAGTTCAGGCTACGGCGACGAAGGCGGTTTACAGACCATCGACGAAATTAAAAACCCAAGACCTGCTGAAAATAACAATAAACAGCCTGGCAAAAAAGAAGAAAATGTAAATGAGAATCTGAATAAGTCTGAAGAAATCGACTTTAATAAATAA